From a region of the Rhipicephalus microplus isolate Deutch F79 chromosome X, USDA_Rmic, whole genome shotgun sequence genome:
- the Blos3 gene encoding biogenesis of lysosome-related organelles complex 1, subunit 3, with protein sequence MASEATDAVLIAAAEPPTLSSGQQATVVCGEASESDDEDLSVSISTVASDLSLLSASESVTSSERRSAEPSQHRTLLHRKLRERNASLRKSVCELLQHPYQNAARELGAISQNLVRSHQLLQEVSTSLRKLTNELFQIEDKLDTIQHCSVIPEITIPPPNPRVSPECL encoded by the coding sequence ATGGCTTCTGAAGCAACAGACGCCGTGTTGATCGCGGCGGCAGAGCCGCCGACTCTCAGCAGCGGTCAGCAAGCTACTGTAGTGTGCGGGGAAGCTTCAGAATCGGACGACGAGGACCTCAGCGTTTCGATCAGTACAGTCGCCAGCGATCTCAGCTTGTTGAGTGCCAGTGAAAGTGTTACATCGAGCGAGCGTCGATCTGCGGAGCCTAGCCAGCACAGGACACTTCTGCACCGAAAACTCCGTGAACGCAACGCAAGCTTGCGCAAGAGCGTATGCGAACTGTTACAGCATCCATATCAGAACGCTGCTCGCGAACTTGGGGCAATTTCTCAAAATCTTGTTCGTTCGCATCAACTTCTGCAAGAAGTGTCTACCTCCCTCAGGAAACTGACCAACGAGCTCTTCCAGATTGAGGACAAACTCGACACTATACAGCACTGCAGTGTCATTCCAGAGATAACGATTCCGCCGCCTAATCCCCGAGTGTCACCAGAATGCCTGTGA